CAGGACCACGCCGTGGTCGAAGATGTGGTGTGGGGTGAGACCGCCTACAGTGATAAGTACGGTTTCGCGGTAATGAAGAACGTGCAGGCTATACAGGCTGAGCAGATCTGCCGCTCGCCGGAGGAGCTGAAAGAAGTGCGGGCTGCTTACGAGAAGCGGCTGAAAGAAGGCAAGCAGTAGATGTATGTAAGGCTGCCTTTCGCGCCTAACGCCGTTGCCCATCGGCCTGTCCTGCTTCGACGTACCCCAAGGTGCGCCTGCGATATGCCCACTGTCTTAGCCGGGTACCCGCGGGTGACAAGCCCTTCATTCGCGGGTGGCAACGTTATGCATCGAAATTCGGCCTTACATCAATCGTTTCTAAACTTTGCGGTTTCTTCGTCGTCATCAACCAGAACACAATGCGAAGGCCGGGCGATCTTTTCGGAGCGCCAGAGAGCGGAGAAAAGGTCCGCCCGGCCTTCGCCTAAATGCTTTCACGCCATCGAGCGGAGGATTTCGATGCCCTTTTCTATAGCGTTTTCAGACGCGGCAAATGAAATGCGCACGTGAGATTTATGGCTGGAGAAAACGCTTCCTGGAATAATAAAGAGGTTCCGCCTTAACGCTTCTTCCACGAATGCGTCACCGTCACCGCCGGGCACTTCCGGGAAGATATAGTACGCACCTCTCGGTTTCACAACGTTGTACCTGTCTTTGAGGCCCTCATAGATGAGGTTTCTCTTCTTGCGATATGCTTCTATCAGCGCGTCAGTCTTGTAGTCCAGTGCAAAAAGCGCAGCCTTCTGCGCTACCGAGTTGACGCTGCTGAAGACGTATTGCTGCATGGTGACCATGCTGTCAATGATCTCTTTGGGGCCGGCCACATAGCCCAGTCTCCAGCCTGTCATTCCCCAATCCTTCGAGAAGCCGCCAAGCGTCAGGCATCCATCGTAATACTGGCCGAAATAGTGGCGGTATTCGTCACTTTCGTAATTGAAGGCGTGGTAAATGTCATCGGAAAAGACGAGAAGATTCCTCTCCCGCGCTACCCTTGCCACCATCTGCAACTCCTGTCCCGAATAGACGGTACCGGTGGGATTATTCGGGCTGTTGATCAGGATCACGCGCGTCCGGTCGCTGATAGCCCCTCTTAATGCCTCTTCTCTGAGAGAGAAATCAGGATAGGTGTCAAAAAAAACGGGCTTGCCGCCGAGAAGGAGCACCTGGTACTCGTAGAGCACGAAATAAGGATCCGGGATCACAATTTCATCTCCCGGATTCATAGTGACGAGAAGAGCGAGGAGAAGACCGCCCGTGACTCCGGGGGTCAGAATGACATCTTCACAGAAAATGCCTTTGTCCTTGAGGTAGCGGAGAAGCTTTTCCCGCAGCTCAGGGATGCCGCCGGAGGGTGTGTATTTGTTGAACCCTTTTCGTATCCACGCTATGCCTTCTTCTTTGATGTTCTCCGGTATATCAAAATCAGGCTCTCCCAGACTAAGGTCGACCGGATTCTTAACCTGGCGCGCGAGGTCGAATATTTTCCTGACTCCTGATGGTCTCAGTCTTGTCACGCGGTTTGACAGCCACATTATTTACACCTTCCTTTTCAGGCTTCCGGGGAGCCGGGTCGCTGAAATCTATCATGCTGCGACCCGCTCCCGCAACTAAGAACGTCTGCTCTTCGCCCGCATTACTTGCTTACCGATCCACCCGCAGAAAGAAACAAAAAGGGCCATGAGGTCGAACAACTCAGGGCCCAAAAAAATGGCCATGAGCGATGCGAGACCGCTCATGGCCAATTTCGCGGCGGCAGCCTTACATCCTATCGATAGTCCACCACCACCATTTTCTCAATTCCTTTGTTTCCGGACGACCCAGCATGGCACTTCTTCTACCACGGGCCCATTTTCTTGTCAAGCATCTTTTTATCCCGTCTGTACGTGGATATGAACGGTGCTCCAAGATTTGTGTGCTACTATGGCTTATGGGGTTTCTCCTCTGATCCGATAACCTAATCTGGGCATTTTTTGGATACAAAATTGTGGGAGCCTGGCGGGTACACGTGGCCAGGATCAGGAGAATTTGGACTCATATTCGGCGCAAAACCGACTTGACAAACAGCAGGTTATGATTATAATCTATTCACTGGAAACTGCAGGCAACACAATAAGGAGACAACCTGTCACGGAAATTGGCGCCCCTAGCGACCGGAAAGGGGGCTTTTTTTCATTTTGGAGAAAAGTACATGAGCATAAAAAACTATGATCAGGTTAAGACTCTCATCGATATCGGGATGGAAAAGGGATACTTAACCCCGGACGAGATCAACGACTTTTTACCCCAGAACATTGTCTCTCCTGAAGACATTGAAGACATATTCGACTTCCTGTCGGAGTCCAACATTGACGTTGTGGACACGATGAAGGAAAAGATCGAGGCGCCGGAGGAAGAGCAGCGCGGCGAGTGGGAAGAAACCGAGCGATTTCCAGCGGAAAAGACCGACAATATCATCTGGGCCTACCTCAAGGACATAGGGCGGGTTTCGCTTCTTACGTCAGAAGAGGAATACGACATTGCCAAGCGGATCGAAGTGGGGGAAAGCAAGATCAGGGGACTGCTTTTTGAGTTGCCCCAGGCCATAGCCGAACTGCAGGAATTATCTGCCCAGATTAAGAAGAGCGCGGTCAACATCATCGATATACTGAAGAACATCGATGAAATGAATTTCACCAAGAAGGATGAAGAGGAGTACAAAAAGAAGACCGTCACCCTGATCAGCGCTCTGAAAAGCCAGTTTGAAAAGAGGCAGCAACTGAAAAAGGATATGCGCAAAACTGATCCCTTTACGAAGAAGCAGCTGGAAAAGAAGAAGAAGGCTGTGGAAGAAAAGATGGAGGAGATATCGGGTAACCTGAACCTCCACAAGAAGGTCCTTGAAGAGATTACCCGGAGAATCGTCAAACGTTTGAAGTTCATGGACGATGCAGAAGGCAAGATTACCAAGACGAACCTGCTTGAAATGGAGCGGATCGAACGAGATCTCAAGGTGGTGAAGAACAGGCTCATAAAGGCAAATCTGAGACTGGTCATCAACATCGCCAAGAAATATCTCAACAGAGGACTTTCTTTTCTCGATCTGATCCAGGAAGGCAACATGGGCCTTATGAAGGCCGCGGAAAAGTACGACTATCAGAAAGGTTACAAGTTCTCCACATATTCCACGTGGTGGATTCGTCAGGCGATTACACGCGCCATTGCCGATTATGCACGCACGATACGAGTGCCTGTGCATGTGCTGGAAACGATGAACAAAATCACCAAGGTGACCATTTCCCTCTATCAGGAGTTGGGCAGAGAACCCACGCTGGAAGAGATATCGCACAAAGCAGGACTGCCCCTGGAGAAAGTCAGGAAAATAATGAAGGTCTCCAACGAGCCGGTTTCTATAGAGACGCCGATCGGCGATGACGATTCCAAGCTAGGTGATTTTATCGCTGACCCCAAGTCGCCCTCTCCTTTTGAAGAGCTCGTTGGGATTTCTTGCAAAGAGGAGATAGATAAGGTCCTGTCCACACTCACCCCAAGGGAAGAAAAGGTCATACGGATGCGTTTAGGAATCGGTGAAAAGACCGATTATACCTTGGAGGAAGTGGGGGATGTGTTCGGCCTCACACGCGAGCGCATCCGTCAGATTGAAGCAAAGGCATTGAGAAAGCTGAAGCATCCATCGAGAAGGAAGCGGTTGGAGAGTTTTCTGGAATAAAGACAAAGGCTTGTGAATCGAGGCCCCGGTGCTCCGCAAGGCAGTCCGGGGCCTTTTCTTTTGCGGTTGGTTTTCGCTCCACCTTTTTCCTTGCTAGCCTCTCGAAAATAAAAGAAAAAAACACCAAAAAGATATTGACAAAACAGCTGGGTGCCGCTATATTGGCTATTATGTGGGAAGGAGTGTTATAAAGTGGGAAACACGTTCTCCGGACGCTTTGAATATGCGATAGACGATAAAGGCAGATTGAGCATACCTGCGAAGTTCCGTGAGATCTTGTCAGCCAATTATGACCTCAAACTGATTCTCACCAACCTTGACGGATGCATCGTTGCTTACCCGGAAAAAGAATGGGTAGAAGTTCAGGAGCGTATCACCAACGCCGGCTCTGTTAAGAAGGAGGCGAGAGCTTTTCTGAGGTTCTTCTACTCGGGCGCCTCCGAATGTCCTATTGACCGGCTGGGCAGAATTCTGTTGCCGCAGTCCCTGCGGAGCTACGCGGCCATTAAGAAGAATGTAGTGATCGTCGGGATGAACAAAAAAATAGAGATTTGGGCTGATGAGGCTTGGGCCGAGATAGTGAGAGAAGCTACGTCCGACCACGAGAAGATGGTGGATATAGTTTCAGATCTCGGACTTTGATGGGCAGCACTCATATACCCGTTCTTCTCGACGAAGTTGTACAAAGCTTGATTCGGCCGGAATACAGGCTGTTCGTGGATGCCACGGCAGGAGGTGGAGGCCACACATACGGTATTTTGGCGGCATATCCTAACCTGAGGGCTTATGCTTTCGACCTTGATGATACGGCTATCACGGCCGCGAGGGAACGCCTGGAGCCCTTTGGGGACAGGGTAACATTGAAAAGGGCAAACTTCAGCGCACTCAAACAGATTTTGAGCGACGACGGGGTAGTATCCGTCGACGCCGTACTGTTTGATCTTGGCGTCTCCACGTTCCAACTGCAAGGGGAGAGGGGTTTCAGCTTTAACGATACAAACGCACTCGACATGAGAATGGACCGACGCCAGGAATTGACTGCCCTCCGGGTGGCTAATTCATATACTCATGACGCGCTCAAACGTATCATTGCCGAGTACGGCGAGGAATGGAAAGCAGCGCAGATCGCCCGCGCGATAATCGCCGAGCGAAAGAAGGCACCGATAAACTCGGCTCGACAGCTTGCCAATGTGGTGGCCCGGGTCGTGCGCCGCACAGGGAAGATACATCCCGCTACCAAGACGTTTCAGGCACTGCGCATGGAAGTCAACAGAGAACTGGAAAACCTGGAGACAGGGTTGACTTCCGCTATCGACCTGCTTACGCAAGGCGGGCGGGTCGGCGTTATATCTTTTCATTCTCTTGAAGACAGAATGGTAAAGGGGATGTTCAGGTCAGCAACTGAACTGAACGTACTCACCAAGAAACCGATACGGCCGGGCAGGGTCGAAATCGCTCGTAATCCGAGATCACGCAGTGCCAAGCTCCGCATAGCAGAAAAACTTCAGGAAGGAATGCTATGAAAAGAAATCGAGAAATCGCGATAAAGGGCGGGATCAGGAAACAGGTGAACAAAACTTCTTTACCGTTGCTTGTCGTCGTGCTGGTGGTCGCTTTTACCTGCTTTGGGTTTCTCTCGTTCTTCGTTAAAGAAGCGTATGACGAGACCAAGCTGACGTTTCTGGAAAAATTGACTGAAGAGAAAAGAGTAGCGGAAATCAACACCAATCTCAAGATGGAGCTTCTCGCCATCACACAGAAGGGCTACGTTGAATTTGTCGCCGGAGAAAGGCTTGGCCTGAAGAAACCCAAAGAGGAAGAGGTACTTGTTCTCAGATGAACAAAGGGACCAACAGGAGAGCGCTGGCAGTCTATCTTGTCGTCTGCCTCCTTTATGTTTCTGTAGGTTTCAGAATTCCGGAAAAACTGAGCATGAAAAGGATCGGAGTGAAAACCGGTAGGTCGACACACGCTCAGGATATCCAGGGATCGGCCGAGCGGAACCTGTCCGCAGACCCCACTGTCGAGGGTATCATTGAAAAAGTTGCGACCCCTCCGCCCGCTCAGGCGGTGACGCACCAGGCCGGTACCCGCGCCGCGCCGGCTGTCAAAGCGCCACTCCCGACAGCCATGAAGAATGCATCGGGGATTGAGCCGCATTTCCTCATCTCGATACCTGTCACCTGCTATGCGGTACGAGAGGGCTGGGTCGACCGGGACGCTTTGATTTTTTCAAAAAAAACTGGGCAAAATAGTATCTGGTTAAAGCCCCTCGATATACTAAAACAGCAAGATGAAGACGGTCTGAAATCTCTCGTCACATTAATTGGGAAAAATCGACTGAAAGAGTTCTTCAAGAAGGAGGCTGTTGACATCAAGGCTGACCTCAGTCCCGAGGATATGATGCTGGGAAGAGGATATATAGTCGAAAAGAAAAAGCTTCTATCCATGTACAATCGTTTCGTTCAGGAAGATTGCATTGATCTGTTCCCGGTTGTGCTTGCCCAGGGTGGCGTGATCAGGAACAAGGAAGGTTTTCAGTTTGTGACGTCAACGGAAGCAGGGCGCATGCGCAAGGATCAAGAGGAGGAAGAATGGCGCATGCCGAACCTCAGCGGTCTTCCAATAAAAGTGGCCATAGATAGACTCGTCGTGCATACTGCTAAAATCAAAGTGCACGGCAACGGTGTTGTCGTTGACCAGTCACCGAAGCCGTTCGAGAGGCTCAAAGGTGATTCGGAATGCGCGGTATACGGGAGGTTGGCTGGAGAATGAGGCTCGCACAGCTCCTAGGTGATGCTCCTGTCGTTTCTGTAAAAGGGCTTATGCCGGAGAACGTTACGGGTATCACAAAGGATTCCAGAGAAGTGAAGGAGGGCTTCATCTTTTTTGCCACCGAAACAAGTAAGCCTTATGTACAAGAGGCTGTGAGAAAAGGCGCGGCTGTGGTGATTTCGGACGCTGAACTGAGCGGCAATTTTCCGTGCCTGGTGGTGATCCGTGACGTGCGCACTCTGCTTGGAAGGATGGCGGCGAGATTTTTCGGGTACCCGTCGAGGGATATGCATGTGACCGGGATCACCGGAACCAACGGTAAGACAACTACGAGCTATCTGATCGAGTCTATACTCCGTGCAGCTAATCAGCCGGTCGGCGTCATGGGAACCATTTCTTACCGGTACGATGGCACTGTGGTAAGAGGACAGACGACGACGCCTGAGTCCACGGAAATTCAGCGGCTGTTCAGCAGGATGCGAGAGGCGGGTGTCCGCTCCGCGGTCATGGAGGTCTCTTCCCATGCGCTCGATCAGGGAAGGGTCGAGGGCATCGATTTTGACGGCGCTATCTTTACCAACCTTACCCATGACCATCTTGACTACCATCTGGATTTCGAACATTACAAGGCGGCAAAGAAAAGACTTTTCCATGAGTACCTCGTGGAGAGCGTTAAGGAGAAGAAATACGCGATACTCAACAAGGACGATCCGAACGCACGCGACTTCGTCTGCAGTCCCCCAATTACGAACTTCACCTACAGTCTGCGTGAACATGCAGACGCGTTTGCGACTTCGGTCAAAGAAGAGATCGGCGGCTTGACCATCACTGCTTCCCTCATGGGAAAAGAGCTCGTCATCCGGTCGAGGCTTGTCGCCCTGTTCAATGTTGCAAATATCCTTGCGGCAGCTCTCTTTGGTCACGCCGCAGGCATAGCGCACGACGCGGTAATCGAGGGCCTGGAAGCGCTGAAGGGGGTACCAGGCCGGCTGGAACGCGTGGAGAACGCGAGAGGAATTCCCATCTTCGTCGACTACGCCCACACGCCTGACGCGCTGCGCAAAACCCTGGAGACATTGAAACGACTCTGCGCCGGCCGCCTGATAGTCGTGTTCGGCTGCGGAGGCGACAGAGACAAAACGAAAAGGCCTCTCATGGGGAGGATTACATCGGATCTGGCTGACTTCGCCATCATAACCTCTGATAACCCGAGGAGTGAGGACCCTATCAAGATCATAGCCGACATACAACAGGGTTTCGGGAACAATTCATATCGGGTTATCGAAAATCGAAGGGAAGCCATCGGTGAGGCGATCCGCAGCACCACCACCAATGACGTGCTGCTTGTGGCCGGAAAAGGGCATGAAGATTATCAGATAATCGGTACACAAACCTTTCA
The sequence above is drawn from the Syntrophorhabdales bacterium genome and encodes:
- a CDS encoding aminotransferase class I/II-fold pyridoxal phosphate-dependent enzyme; its protein translation is MWLSNRVTRLRPSGVRKIFDLARQVKNPVDLSLGEPDFDIPENIKEEGIAWIRKGFNKYTPSGGIPELREKLLRYLKDKGIFCEDVILTPGVTGGLLLALLVTMNPGDEIVIPDPYFVLYEYQVLLLGGKPVFFDTYPDFSLREEALRGAISDRTRVILINSPNNPTGTVYSGQELQMVARVARERNLLVFSDDIYHAFNYESDEYRHYFGQYYDGCLTLGGFSKDWGMTGWRLGYVAGPKEIIDSMVTMQQYVFSSVNSVAQKAALFALDYKTDALIEAYRKKRNLIYEGLKDRYNVVKPRGAYYIFPEVPGGDGDAFVEEALRRNLFIIPGSVFSSHKSHVRISFAASENAIEKGIEILRSMA
- the rsmH gene encoding 16S rRNA (cytosine(1402)-N(4))-methyltransferase RsmH, which translates into the protein MGSTHIPVLLDEVVQSLIRPEYRLFVDATAGGGGHTYGILAAYPNLRAYAFDLDDTAITAARERLEPFGDRVTLKRANFSALKQILSDDGVVSVDAVLFDLGVSTFQLQGERGFSFNDTNALDMRMDRRQELTALRVANSYTHDALKRIIAEYGEEWKAAQIARAIIAERKKAPINSARQLANVVARVVRRTGKIHPATKTFQALRMEVNRELENLETGLTSAIDLLTQGGRVGVISFHSLEDRMVKGMFRSATELNVLTKKPIRPGRVEIARNPRSRSAKLRIAEKLQEGML
- a CDS encoding UDP-N-acetylmuramoyl-L-alanyl-D-glutamate--2,6-diaminopimelate ligase, which codes for MRGIREVGWRMRLAQLLGDAPVVSVKGLMPENVTGITKDSREVKEGFIFFATETSKPYVQEAVRKGAAVVISDAELSGNFPCLVVIRDVRTLLGRMAARFFGYPSRDMHVTGITGTNGKTTTSYLIESILRAANQPVGVMGTISYRYDGTVVRGQTTTPESTEIQRLFSRMREAGVRSAVMEVSSHALDQGRVEGIDFDGAIFTNLTHDHLDYHLDFEHYKAAKKRLFHEYLVESVKEKKYAILNKDDPNARDFVCSPPITNFTYSLREHADAFATSVKEEIGGLTITASLMGKELVIRSRLVALFNVANILAAALFGHAAGIAHDAVIEGLEALKGVPGRLERVENARGIPIFVDYAHTPDALRKTLETLKRLCAGRLIVVFGCGGDRDKTKRPLMGRITSDLADFAIITSDNPRSEDPIKIIADIQQGFGNNSYRVIENRREAIGEAIRSTTTNDVLLVAGKGHEDYQIIGTQTFHFSDREVIEEWLHVAA
- the rpoD gene encoding RNA polymerase sigma factor RpoD, producing the protein MSIKNYDQVKTLIDIGMEKGYLTPDEINDFLPQNIVSPEDIEDIFDFLSESNIDVVDTMKEKIEAPEEEQRGEWEETERFPAEKTDNIIWAYLKDIGRVSLLTSEEEYDIAKRIEVGESKIRGLLFELPQAIAELQELSAQIKKSAVNIIDILKNIDEMNFTKKDEEEYKKKTVTLISALKSQFEKRQQLKKDMRKTDPFTKKQLEKKKKAVEEKMEEISGNLNLHKKVLEEITRRIVKRLKFMDDAEGKITKTNLLEMERIERDLKVVKNRLIKANLRLVINIAKKYLNRGLSFLDLIQEGNMGLMKAAEKYDYQKGYKFSTYSTWWIRQAITRAIADYARTIRVPVHVLETMNKITKVTISLYQELGREPTLEEISHKAGLPLEKVRKIMKVSNEPVSIETPIGDDDSKLGDFIADPKSPSPFEELVGISCKEEIDKVLSTLTPREEKVIRMRLGIGEKTDYTLEEVGDVFGLTRERIRQIEAKALRKLKHPSRRKRLESFLE
- a CDS encoding cell division protein FtsL — translated: MKRNREIAIKGGIRKQVNKTSLPLLVVVLVVAFTCFGFLSFFVKEAYDETKLTFLEKLTEEKRVAEINTNLKMELLAITQKGYVEFVAGERLGLKKPKEEEVLVLR
- the mraZ gene encoding division/cell wall cluster transcriptional repressor MraZ, which gives rise to MGNTFSGRFEYAIDDKGRLSIPAKFREILSANYDLKLILTNLDGCIVAYPEKEWVEVQERITNAGSVKKEARAFLRFFYSGASECPIDRLGRILLPQSLRSYAAIKKNVVIVGMNKKIEIWADEAWAEIVREATSDHEKMVDIVSDLGL